In Rubrivirga marina, the following are encoded in one genomic region:
- a CDS encoding peptidylprolyl isomerase, producing MPTTAPEMALGLDVLTRRIGLAVAAVLCLGVAGCASDAPEADPVIAVVDGLEMTADDYLRSYIDYLVTTGQNDTEALRQRHFEALVDAYLLGAEAERRGLAADSALDAASALARRRLVGARYYEASVLDTLAAPAEADVRRAYQLGTEQRVVRQLYFTDADSAQAAYARLQAGRPFLEEAWDLYGTRDSTAGSLGAVSYWQVDDAFAEAAFGTPVGEVTPPVRSRLGYHIIKVEDRLRNPVLSEDEFARRRKGVESQLRLRRRRLEGDSFVRDFMGRRNVAVNGPALRALQQAVAELEGDPPPDAQQGGGEAFTPGEIHVLTEALQPQTPLATFDLGGRQRVFTVEDYLFWLDVLPFSEARNRTGASLGRALRNEALAQAGEAAGVADEPEVRHELARMDRLRLADALRARLRADSSAADRARLGQVADRLALDPRQTVADFWVVSFESRAEAEGALAALRASPASAEARPGFERFERQPLAEARDLAAAVRSAPLGEPVLAATGDGRWVVLRVADRAVEATGDAADALAPFAAEAGLIERLRAERPIEIHEEALAAVLRPPPVPTAPR from the coding sequence GTGCCCACCACCGCCCCGGAGATGGCTCTTGGTCTCGACGTGCTCACTCGACGGATCGGCCTCGCGGTCGCCGCCGTGCTCTGCCTTGGCGTCGCTGGCTGCGCCAGCGACGCGCCCGAGGCGGACCCGGTGATCGCCGTCGTCGACGGCCTGGAGATGACGGCCGACGACTACCTCCGCTCGTACATCGACTACCTCGTCACGACCGGCCAGAACGACACGGAGGCGCTCCGCCAGCGGCACTTCGAGGCGCTCGTCGACGCCTACCTCCTCGGGGCCGAGGCCGAGCGGCGCGGGCTGGCGGCCGACAGCGCCCTCGACGCCGCGTCAGCGCTCGCGCGGCGGCGGCTGGTGGGCGCGCGCTACTACGAGGCGTCCGTCCTCGACACGCTCGCGGCCCCGGCCGAGGCCGACGTGCGCCGGGCCTACCAGCTCGGAACGGAGCAGCGGGTCGTCCGCCAGCTCTACTTCACCGACGCCGACTCGGCGCAGGCGGCCTATGCCCGTCTCCAGGCCGGCCGGCCGTTCCTGGAGGAGGCGTGGGACCTCTACGGCACGCGCGACTCGACGGCCGGCTCGCTCGGCGCCGTCAGCTACTGGCAGGTCGACGACGCGTTCGCCGAGGCGGCCTTCGGCACGCCCGTCGGTGAGGTCACGCCGCCGGTCCGGTCCCGCCTCGGGTATCACATCATCAAGGTCGAGGACCGGCTCCGCAACCCGGTGCTGAGCGAGGACGAGTTCGCGCGCCGTCGGAAGGGCGTCGAGAGCCAACTCCGCCTGCGCCGCCGCCGCCTCGAAGGCGACTCGTTCGTCCGCGACTTTATGGGCCGCCGGAACGTGGCCGTCAACGGCCCGGCGCTCCGCGCGCTCCAGCAGGCCGTGGCTGAGTTGGAAGGGGACCCGCCACCGGACGCGCAGCAGGGCGGGGGAGAAGCCTTCACGCCCGGCGAGATCCACGTCTTGACAGAGGCGCTCCAGCCTCAGACTCCGCTCGCGACGTTCGACCTCGGCGGCCGGCAGCGCGTGTTCACGGTCGAGGATTACCTGTTCTGGCTCGACGTGCTCCCGTTCTCCGAGGCCCGCAACCGGACCGGCGCGTCCCTCGGCCGGGCCCTCCGCAACGAGGCGCTCGCGCAGGCCGGCGAGGCCGCCGGCGTCGCCGACGAGCCGGAGGTCCGCCACGAGCTGGCTCGGATGGACCGGCTCCGCCTCGCCGACGCCCTCCGCGCCCGCCTCCGCGCCGACTCGTCCGCCGCCGACCGCGCCCGCCTCGGTCAGGTCGCCGACCGGCTCGCGCTCGACCCGCGCCAGACCGTCGCCGACTTCTGGGTCGTCTCGTTCGAGAGCCGCGCCGAGGCGGAGGGCGCGCTCGCGGCGCTCCGGGCGTCGCCCGCCAGCGCGGAGGCTCGCCCCGGCTTCGAGCGCTTCGAGCGGCAGCCGCTGGCGGAAGCCCGCGACCTCGCGGCGGCCGTCCGCTCGGCGCCGCTCGGCGAGCCCGTGCTGGCGGCCACCGGCGACGGCCGGTGGGTCGTGCTCCGCGTGGCCGACCGGGCCGTCGAGGCCACCGGCGACGCGGCCGACGCCCTCGCCCCGTTCGCCGCCGAGGCGGGCCTCATTGAGCGGCTCCGTGCCGAGCGGCCCATCGAGATCCACGAGGAGGCGCTCGCCGCCGTCCTCCGCCCGCCGCCGGTCCCCACCGCACCGCGCTGA